The Centroberyx gerrardi isolate f3 chromosome 12, fCenGer3.hap1.cur.20231027, whole genome shotgun sequence genome has a window encoding:
- the cyb5r4 gene encoding cytochrome b5 reductase 4: MLNIPTPSFPAPSSQQRVAPAGQSGRNKVALKPGHSLMDWIRFAKSGRDLTGLRGRLIEVTEEELKKHNKRDDCWTCIRGMVYNVTPYMDYHPGGGDELMRAAGIDGTDLFDQVHRWVNYESMLKECLVGRMAIKASAAIKAIIPPPPLAGLAPPSSVAPPPDKDSRPRYDWFQTDVTVNLVIYTKRKIHSSGCTIVDLEGGVLRLEVLLGKLSYMLHLRLAEEVEGSVAVQTAFAVGKIQLSIRKQAKGKWTSLGQPLEFHNTLLRKKDRALYYRDCVLASKTEVNHNTHVFRLQLPRGTVMHVPVGKHVYLKALIQDSEVVKPYTPVEQTLVAASHPSTQGSDLFLMIKVYPDGLFTPHLNSLHIGDHISVSGPEGPFSLRPLRDVTHLYLLAAGTGFTPMARLIRLALQDLGTIRKTKLLFFNRQEEDILWRSELDELAAKDERFQVEYILSEPCDRWSGRKGRVDQSTLKDFLNRPDGSKCCVCVCGPAAFTELTEGLVKQQGFSEEEIHAFQG, translated from the exons ATGCTGAACATCCCGACCCCGTCGTTCCCGGCGCCGAGCTCCCAGCAGCGGGTCGCTCCGGCCGGCCAGTCCGGGAGGAACAAG GTGGCCTTGAAGCCGGGCCACAGTCTAATGGACTGGATCCGGTTTGCCAAGAGCGGACGAGACCTGACCGGGCTGAGAGGACGTCTGATCGAGGTGACcgaggaggagctgaagaaaCACAACAAACGAGACGACTGCTGGACGTGTATACGAG GCATGGTTTACAATGTCACCCCCTACATGGACTACCACCCCGGTGGAGGGGATGAACTGATGAGGGCAGCTGGGATAGATGGCACTGACCTGTTTGACCAG gTCCAtcggtgggtaaactatgagtCCATGTTGAAAGAGTGCCTTGTCGGCAGGATGGCTATTAAGGCCAGTGCAGCTATCAaag CTATCATTCCACCTCCACCACTGGCTGGCCTCGCCCCTCCATCCTCAGTGGCTCCTCCCCCAGACAAAGACTCCAGGCCTCG GTATGACTGGTTCCAAACTGATGTGACTGTGAATCTGGTCATTTATACCAAACGGAAG ATCCACAGCTCAGGCTGTACCATCGTTGACCTAGAGGGGGGCGTCTTACGACTGGAAGTGCTACTAGGGAAATTGTCCTACATGCTTCATTTAC gTCTAGCTGAAGAAGTAGAAGGAAGCGTTGCCG TCCAGACAGCGTTTGCGGTGGGAAAGATCCAGCTCAGCATCCGCAAGCAAGCCAAAGGAAAATGGACGAGTTTGGGTCAACCGCTAGAATTCCACAATACACTTTTACGTAAAAAAGATCGAG CCCTCTACTATCGAGATTGTGTGTTGGCGTCTAAGACGGAGGTCAACCATAACACCCATGTGTTCCGATTGCAATTGCCACGTGGGACTGTCATGCACGTGCCTGTTGGGAAACACGTCTACCTCAAAGCCCTCATCCAAG ACAGCGAGGTGGTGAAGCCATACACTCCAGTAGAGCAGACTCTGGTAGCAGCCTCTCACCCCTCCACTCAGGGATCAGACCTCTTCCTCATGATCAAAGTCTACCCTGACGGACTCTTCACACCGCACCTCAACAGCCTGCACATTG GTGATCATATATCAGTCAGTGGTCCGGAGGGTCCCTTCAGTCTCCGCCCCCTTCGTGATGTCACACACCTCTACCTACTAGCAGCAGGCACAGGGTTCACGCCCATGGCCCGCCTCATTCGACTGGCCCTGCAGGACCTAGGCACGATAAG AAAAACCAAGCTGCTCTTTTTTAACCGACAAGAGGAAGACATTCTGTGGCGCTCGGAACTGGATGAACTGGCCGCTAAAGATGAGAg GTTCCAGGTGGAGTACATCCTCTCTGAGCCCTGCGATAGGTGGAGCGGCAGGAAGGGCCGGGTGGATCAGTCCACGCTGAAGGATTTCCTCAACAGGCCGGACGGCTccaaatgctgtgtgtgtgtgtgtggtcccgCTGCCTTTACAGAGCTAACAGAAGG GTTGGTGAAGCAGCAGGGCTTCAGTGAAGAGGAGATCCACGCCTTCCAGGGCTGA